The Candidatus Obscuribacterales bacterium genome has a window encoding:
- the psb28 gene encoding photosystem II reaction center protein Psb28, with translation MAQIQFSVGVPETVIPDVRLTRARDGSNGQAIFYFENPDALSRDSTNEITGMYMVDSEGELVTREVKAKFVNGQPEAIEAIYVMKSAEEWDRFIRFMNRYAEENELGFNKT, from the coding sequence ATGGCTCAAATTCAATTTTCTGTGGGTGTACCCGAGACGGTGATTCCCGACGTTCGCCTAACCCGCGCCCGGGATGGTAGTAATGGGCAAGCCATCTTTTATTTTGAAAATCCTGATGCCCTATCGAGAGATAGCACCAATGAAATTACAGGCATGTATATGGTGGATAGCGAGGGTGAACTGGTTACCCGTGAAGTCAAAGCCAAGTTTGTCAACGGACAACCTGAGGCTATTGAAGCCATTTATGTCATGAAAAGTGCTGAGGAATGGGATCGCTTTATCCGGTTCATGAATCGCTATGCTGAGGAAAATGAACTAGGGTTTAACAAGACCTAG
- a CDS encoding MogA/MoaB family molybdenum cofactor biosynthesis protein: protein MLPHPEIPHHPITCAVITVSDTRTPDSDRSGQMIQQLLDEANHPILHYDLIRDEPDEIHHQVDLLCQQPDLYAIILNGGTGIAPRDTTYDAIERLLDKTLPGFGELFRSLSYQEIGSRAMASRAIAGIRNNTLIFSLPGSTNAVVLAMQKLILPELAHLTHQINPRP, encoded by the coding sequence GTGCTTCCCCATCCTGAGATTCCCCATCATCCTATTACCTGCGCTGTCATCACCGTCAGCGATACTCGCACCCCTGACAGCGATCGCAGCGGGCAGATGATTCAGCAACTGCTCGATGAAGCCAATCACCCAATTTTGCACTACGACCTGATTCGTGATGAACCCGACGAGATCCACCACCAAGTCGATCTGCTTTGTCAGCAGCCTGATCTCTACGCCATCATCCTGAATGGCGGCACGGGCATTGCCCCTCGCGACACCACCTATGATGCAATTGAGCGTTTGCTGGATAAAACCCTGCCGGGCTTTGGTGAGCTTTTTCGTTCCCTGAGCTATCAAGAAATTGGCTCGCGGGCCATGGCATCGCGGGCGATCGCCGGCATCCGCAACAATACGCTAATTTTTTCCTTGCCAGGGTCTACAAATGCGGTGGTGCTTGCCATGCAGAAGCTCATTTTGCCAGAGCTAGCCCATCTCACCCATCAGATCAACCCTCGACCGTAG